In Xiphophorus hellerii strain 12219 chromosome 8, Xiphophorus_hellerii-4.1, whole genome shotgun sequence, the genomic window CAGTCATTAGTCCAATTTCTGTCGTTGAAGGGAAATAAGCTGATAAACTGTCAGGACAAACTGACGGCTGCGTCTGTCAGGCAAGTATACACTGTCATTACCACATGCTTTAATTTCATTAGCAACATAAAATCATGACGTAAAAGTGAGATCGCcatattactattattattaacagCTGTATGACGTCCCGACTTTGCGGTTAGCTAGTCAGACCATCATCGAGGAACAGGGAGGCGAGTTTTCGACGGGCCGTGTTTCGTAGTTGACTGTAGCTACAGCTAGATCCTCATTAAATGCACTTTGAAACCATGACAACGGATGTATATCCATTTAGTTATCACCGAAAACAATTTATCGACTTATTTTTGTCGAATCTGGTCGCGTATGCTTAATTGACAGTTCCTGTAAATGTGGTGGACCTATTACTGCGCATGCGCGCGCATGCGTACTCACTGCTAGTATGCTACTCTTGACAGCGAATGCTAATCATACAGAACAGCCggctttcttttttaattttatttattcgaTTGCTAATTTTCACCTCCCAAAACGAACCGCACTTTCTAGACAACCGACCCGGAGTTGAATGAAAGCGGCCGATCAGGGCTGGTGTGTGAATTGTTGGCGCTCCCTGACTGCGCGCTACCTCAGACATCGTTGACATCAAGCCGGCCAACATGGAGGAGCTGACCGAGGTGATAACGGCGGCGGAGTTTCATCCTCACCAGTGCAACACCTTCgtctacagcagcagcaaaggGACAATCCGCCTCTGCGACATGCGGGCGTCGGCTCTCTGCGACAAGCACTCCAAGCGTGAGTTGGCTCCACGTTTCTAAGCAGAAAATTATAAAGGAAAACGATGCGAGTAAAATCAAAACGTCAtcaatgaaaataataataaaatatcagattAGAGTCTTAAGTAGGTAAATTCCCGGACATAAGAATTAGGGACAGgctgagatttttatttctcttaaattataagaataaagtcacgTAAAAGCTGAATAGAGATTTTATGTTGCCAGAAGGGAATCGTATAATTAcgtgaaaaaagttttttttgttagtttttaagaTCTGATGTAACCAACTCgatttttttatatgaatagTTATTTGAGCAATTGTTTAACTTCTGATGTGTTGAAAGATAAAGTATTTCCTCATCTGTAAACCGATACTAAAGTATAATTTCAAAAGATGCTCAGAATTCCtcacttaaatttttttattactttccaTGTAAGAGTTATAAGGTTACAACTTAGTTCTCCTAATTTTACGAcattattcttgtattttgactttttctcacattattccAACTTTTCGTATCATTCCGACTTTTTTCCCGTATGACTTTCTAATACGTTATTTCCTTATCGcgactttttcttttatcaatccgcgtttttttcttgtattattgtaattttctgatattttgtcGCATTACTTTTTTCTCGTATTACtgtggcttttttttattgtaccattacaactttattattatatcatgaatttttttcatattttatttagacttttttcaactttatcctcataatattgtgactttatcaCCATattgtaaaaagttttttcttgtattattgcGACTAATTCTTGTAGTTTTATAACTCGTATTATTGACTTTTCTTTGGTATTATTCCAACTTTATTCACGTAATTTAATTTTcatgtaatttttctttaatattctgTCGTACTGGAACATTTTTGTCgaaatactttaatttttcGATCAttatatggctgaaaaatggcCGACAGTAGCGACACTTGATGATTGAACTCGTCTTCCATGACATCCAAACATCTGAAACTCAAAAAACACATCTGAGTGAGTTAATTTGAGTTGGCACtaggttttaatatttttaatggagCCAGTTGTTGTTCTGGTCAGCAGCACTGGAACCAACACGGTAACATGAGTTACTCCAGTCCATTCGTGACGGTAATCGTTATTTCCCTCCTGTAATGACGGCCGGATGAAGTGAGGATCCCTCTGGTCACAGCTGGTCTCCTCCTGCTTCTCTTCCAGTGTTTGAGGAGCCAGAAAACCCCAGCAACCGCTCCTTCTTCTCAGAGATCATATCGTCCATCTCAGACGTCAAGTTCAGTCACAACGGACGCTACCTGATGACCAGAGACTATTTATCTGTGAAGATCTGGGACCTGAACATGGAAAACCGGCCGGTGGAGACGTACCAGGTGAGCGCGCTGATGGTTGGATCTCCTTAGACTCTGATTGGCTCAAACTGAATTCTCTGAGACGTTTAGGTATCCAAAAGTGGCCATAAACGTATTTTTACTcgaggaaaatgaaaaaaatgtgctgtccaagaaattatgcaagattaaaaaagaagaaaaaaaaaactaagtactgagaaactgatcaaaacatcaaataattatatttaaatttacttCATGAGGTGGATCAAAATGTAAAGCTGTATGGAAGCTTTTGTATTTAATataccaaaatgaaaataatttatataaataacataattgtGTACAACACAGTAACAGGGACATGCTAGGtcataattgcaaaataaaatcagaaaaaacattttcccaaatcagtttctttcactctaaaatgtataaaacttgAATAATAactaatattataatattagttgttataatattataataacaAATAATATTTGTCTTTATCTGGTGAAtttccagaaattttactcaagtaaaagtagcagttatttataataaaattacttaaagtACAGTGTggtaaaagtaaatgtttttccagttacccaagtaaatgtaactagttattaCTCAACTAATGTCAGTCCCACCTTAAAATTAAAcgaacaaaaaacacatttcaagtCACTCCTTGTAATTTTGCATAGCGGCCACTAGAGGTCAGGATGAACAATTTGTAAGGGACATTTGCGGTAAAAGACAAAACCATTTCAGGTATCAGAGCTGTAGGGAGAagtgattcttcttcttctgcttcacggCTGTTTGGTTGAATCGTTTCAGGTTCATGAATATCTGAGGAACAAGCTGTGCTCGCTCTACGAAAACGACTGCATCTTCGACAAGTTCGAGTGCTGCTGGAACGGAAACGACAGGTAGGAGCACAACGCCCGTTATGACGCTCCAAGAATCCGTGACTAATCTGTCGCCGGTCGGGACACCCAGACgagctttttgttttccctctgtGTCATCCGCTCAGACGTTGAGCCGATTTGAATGATTCCTCTGTTTGACGGGTTCAATTATCTCCACTCCCTGGTTAAAAACAGGTTCCAGGATTAATTTACAGAGGTGTACTGTAAGGCCATTGTAGATGGAAAAAAGAGTAGTAcatttccagcaaaaaaaaagtcagaaatattGAGAATAATcttagaaaatgtttagaaaaaacaaggaaatgtacaagcttgaaaagttgaaaaattcctagaaaaaaaaggaactttTTGAGATTGACCTAAacaaattttatgaaaaaacatgaaatttctGACTTAGAAAGGTCGAAAATTCCcctggaaaaaatgtgaaattttgagCTTACAAGTTGAAAATCTCATAGAAAGGTAACTCAGCGattatgagattaatctcagaactttcacagaaaaaaacataaaaatttctGACCTTAAAAAATCGGACATTTCCTTGAAAAAATATGCtggatttttttagattaatcttagaaatgttgtagaaaaagccagaacatttctgagctttaaaagtttaaaatttgctcggaaaaaaaatctgtaattttgagactaatcttttaaattttatagaaaaaacatggaaaattcTGAGTCAAACATCTTTTGAAACtcatttgcaaatttttttgtacaaatgttcagatattaatttaaaaagttctgagtttttttttggtgggattttactcttattcagtttttttgcacatttgaatttaaagaaaaagataaataatgcATCTCACGTATTCAGAAGAATTCAACGTTtaattttgctacattttttattttctattttcctgTTCTATaacttttcagtttgaaagtgAGAAGCATTTAATAtacagacagaaatattttgatgTTAGCAAGACGTTCAGtttaaatttgatcatttagcaaaaaataagcAGTTATAAGTCTCATTCTTTATTCTCCAAATCCCTCTGGGAACCTTGCTGGTGCTCTTTGAAATCAACACCATAAtggtttttcttccactaaactttcttTCTCCACATACTCgtataaaaatgtacatttttttcagtgttttctgtttgtgttttgttgtctcTGTCTCGCCCTCCTTCCCGTGGCAGCGTGGTGATGACCGGCTCCTACAACAACTTCTTCCGGATGTTCGAGCGCGGCCAGCGGCGCGACGCCACGCTGGAGGCGTCGCGGGAGAACAGCAAGCCGCTGCAGGTCCTCAAGCCGCGGAAGGTCTGCACGGGCGGCAAACGCAAGAAGGACGAGATCAGCGTGGACAGTTTGGACTTCAACAAGAAAATCCTCCACACCGCCTGGCATCCGCAGGACAACATCATTGCCGTGGCAACCACAAACAACCTCTACATATTCCAGGATAAAGTGAACTAACGGAGATGGAGGCCAGAGGGGGGGGGAGTTTAACCTGCAGGATCATCTGGAAGGAGCTCCGTGACCCCTGCGTGACCTTTTTGTGGACGGGAGTCTCCAGTCGTCCGCTGCCTTGTTAAAGTCGTGCCAATGTTTTTCCTTTCGCCTGCCGACCCGACCTTTACGTCTCATCCCGTCGTTTCTtcaaactttgactagactttttttttataaacggTCCCTCTGATTCTTTCTCTGGTAGAattaaaacaggttttttttcttctgtctctcATGACGTGGTGtttacatttctaaaagaaatcacatttttactcatttcctTCATGATTTTAAAATCACAGGTTGTCCATGTCTGAGCTACGACGGAGAATTAGGAtcataagaaaaaaaggaaaataaagaattaaattacaagaataaactcaAACGAGAACAAAGCTGCAGTAATATatgaataaagtcgtaataatatttgaattgttgtaatgttacaaccTTATTCTCGTAATACAAtattattttgacattatttttgtaatgtaattCTCGTAGTAGTGCGACTTTAATCTTATCACGACTATTCATACGACTATTTTTGCGTTAATGCAACTTTATTCTCGcgttattacaactttattctcgtgtTAAGACTTTATTCTCGAGTTATTACGACTTTAGTggtatgactttattctggcgttaatacaactttattctcgtgttattacgactttattctcttgTTATTACGACTTTTATTCTCGCGTTaatacgactttattcttgagTTATTACGACTTTAGTggtatgactttattctggcgTTAATACAACTTCATTCTCGAGTTATTACGACTAATCTAGTggtattatgactttattcttttgttattacaacttgtattattttgactatatttctatatttcagttttttttataatatgaatttattctcGTATTACAACTTTGTTCTCACAAAACTatgactttgttcttgtattttaCGAGTTTATTCTAGTcttattaagactttattctttATATATTATGACTTTCTTGTTATACGACTATACTCGTGATACTGTGCtatattcttgtattttttttattttatattttcttggCGTGTCCCTAATTCTCCGTCGTACTCTCCCAAACTCCAGAAGTTATTCTTTTATCTCCCTTCAAGATGGCCGTCTTTCTGCATCGgatcctcttcctctttttttatctttattttcctGTGTGCAACAGCAGTCGGGTGATAAAGAAAGGCTTTACAAATATGATATCGTTAATATTATGATTGTCATATTTATGTGAAATGCTGTTGAAAATGTCGCCGGTTGTTTTCCGTCACGCTTTGTGAAACAAAGCTGGACTTTTAGCTTCTTTTTCAGAGATCTTTAAGTTTCACACTGGACTCTTTCTGTGCACCAATCCAGTCCTCTGGAAGTCTGCGTTGTGCGACTGCGATTTAAAAACCGCAAAATTATTTGAGGCACTGAATAACTTATTTTAACCACTGAAAACATTACTgtaattaggattttttttttcaggacacGGATTCCTCCAGTAATGTGGAATTATAATTTTACTCTgatggtggaaggaaaaagaaaaataaaggaattattttGCATCGTTTTGGTTGAGTGACTTTGTTTCAccgtctgtttttgtttaagttaAGATGATgttcaacattttattataatgaTCCAGCTGAAAAGGTGAAAGTTTGATTTATTACACAAAAAGTGATGTATTTctagtgggttttttttacctttctgtttgttgattatggctgaaaaattcataaaattaaacatgacaaaatatcagTTAAAACAGAACAGATTTAATATGACCTTCAGTTATGAAAATTGggataaaacacagaaaataagcTGATTAAGCATTTAGAGCTGTATCCAATGGAAAGgtttgtggaaggaaaacatgtggTATTCTTTAGTGTGAATTGGCATGTAGAATTGGTGAGGTCTTAAAAAAATTTAGGTTACTTACTGAGATTAAACAGCGTCCTCATGTCGCTGTTGAAGTTGAAGACATTCCTGTTgacactttttcctttcactaaaCTTTCTACTTGGCTACAGCGCCTTTAAAATTTACCTTCTGTGGCTTATAAAGCCTAAATattccagatttttttgtattataaggtcaaaattaagttttactttttaaattcaattactggaactttttttattttaaataccttCTTAGTGTCACAATTTAGTTTCTGATGCATAAAATTCAACTCATAAGAAGTCTGTTTgggttttactatttttatttttaacgaGATTGCTCAAAGGCGTCATGGAAAAGTTCTCGGATTTGAACCGTCAGTGGATTGAAATCTGCTCCGATGGGGTCCAGTTACAGGAGTTTGTGAAGAAGCTCCCATCGGGTTAGAGGCGTGACTGTGTACGTGGGGGCATGCATGTCCCCACCGACCGAGGCAAACTGAGATGCCATGTTTATACATTTCAGGCTAACAGTTAGCTCTCTGTATGGCAAGACATTGTAGCATATAATGAACTCTGGAAACATATATAtgtagattttttgttttgttttgttttttttaaatataagtattgggatttatttttgtaaaagtagaACATTCTTCAGAGTTAAAGGTGAATCTGAAATATGGCAAGTCAGGTTGTAATataaaggaattttaaaaatgtagatatCGCTAtctaaaacagtttttcctAATCGCTAATATGTCAGCTATTTCGAAAATacttcttttcaaataaatgtatttaaaataaatggattttcagctgtttagagataatatttcaatttttctGTGGTGAGCTGACCTCCCTAGGTTATATTAGACGATTAAATGTTTACTAGAgagcagtaaaaatatttttattttattttatttaaccctGAGCTTGCTATGTTTTCTGAAAACTACGCTCTCGTCTAGCTGTTTCCTTTAACTACATATAACTATAATATGATAAATCGACTttccatcctttttttttttctaactcgTTACGTAATCTGACTCCGCACCCACCCCGGTCGTGTCAAACAGAGGCTGTTACGTCATCCCACGGCCCCGCCTCCGAtgagctgtgattggctggtgTCTGCAGCTGCTTGTAGGCCAGCTAAGCCTACGATAACAAACGGCGCTTCGAGTTGGCGTCTCAGTTTTTTGGTTCTGTTGCCCAGGGCTGACGACGCCTCGGCTCGGTTACATTAAAGCTCGTCTGAATGTGTATATAAAGGAGCAGTTGTAGCTCTTAATGCAACCCTCCCTCCTCACTCGGAACCACCATGTCCGACGCGGCTAACGTTACTTCTACAGACAACAACGGAGACTCGGGGCTTAACGGTAAGCTAACTGCTACCAACCCGATGCCCTAAAACATCCTTAAGGCTATTTTTCCCCTCTGCTACCGTCTCTAAATACTCtggtttataaataaaagtcGTTTATAGATCGGCGTGTGTCAACAACAGTGgtttaattttcacatttatgtatttttttttgcaagcgAAGCCTCAGAAAAGGGGGAGGGCCTAGCACGTAATGTTCCGTGTTTATTGACAGTCTGTGGAGCGACAGTTAGCTTGTTAGCGACAGTGAcgtgaaccaatcagagcttccCTGGAGGCGGGCTGGACTCTTGTCAACAGGCCTAGTTGGAAGATGTCCAACGTGGTGAAACTGACGCAAATGTTTGATAGTTTACCCTTAATAACAGCGGTTTATAAGGTAAATAACCGATTAATATGTATGTAAGATACAACTATGACACAAACTATGAGGTGTTCATTAAATATTACACTGCTGCACTGACTCAGGCCCAGCTAACAGGggttggaaaatgttttacagcacTATTTAGGGGGGAGCTGTGACTTGGCCTGCTATTTATGGTCATGACAACAAGGGGACTGAAGTTTTAGATATGAGAAAGGTGGGGGAGTCGCATGGTTCACGCTAGTTAAAGGTGGATgaagcaaaacatgttttaatttgaatgttttatgtttttattctcattctctaaataaaacccagtgcaaTCTCTCTAATTAGTAAACGCAGCCCATCTGTGTGCAGTGTAACCCTGACCCTCTCCACtgtaaagcatggtggtggcagtgtcatgctgtgggggtACTTTCACTCGGAGAAAATGTTGTCAGTAatactcaacaataaactaagtATGAAGTAGATcagttaaacaaataaagtaatcGGATTTCTTTATGGGATCATAGATCCAGAAATTCAAAtagtttttgctaaattaaattaaaggcaTCCGGTTTGCTTATTATTTTGGGGttaattaaagaaaactgaaaaatatttcatctaTTCTCATCAGTAAAAACAGTATATAAATCAGTcttaattttgaaacaaaattctgtttttaactaagttttaaaacataaattatagGCAGGTTTTGGTGCACCAAAGTGTAAACCTGTCACAATAAGTAATTAaccaattaatcgcatgatgaattaaaatatgctcgttaatttccattctgatgattaatatttttatgaaggtcagttgt contains:
- the ppp2r2ab gene encoding serine/threonine-protein phosphatase 2A 55 kDa regulatory subunit B alpha isoform, which produces MAGPGGDMQWCFSQVKGAIDDDVAEADIISTVEFNHTGELLATGDKGGRVVIFQQEVENKNLPQFRSEYNVYSTFQSHEPEFDYLKSLEIEEKINKIRWLPQKNAAQFLLSTNDKTIKLWKISERDKRPEGYNLKEEDGRYRDPNTITALRVPVLIPMDLMVEASPRRVFSNAHTYHINSISVNSDDETYLSADDLRINLWNLEITDRSFNIVDIKPANMEELTEVITAAEFHPHQCNTFVYSSSKGTIRLCDMRASALCDKHSKLFEEPENPSNRSFFSEIISSISDVKFSHNGRYLMTRDYLSVKIWDLNMENRPVETYQVHEYLRNKLCSLYENDCIFDKFECCWNGNDSVVMTGSYNNFFRMFERGQRRDATLEASRENSKPLQVLKPRKVCTGGKRKKDEISVDSLDFNKKILHTAWHPQDNIIAVATTNNLYIFQDKVN